A single genomic interval of Streptomyces graminofaciens harbors:
- a CDS encoding DUF3427 domain-containing protein: MTAFLQRTGRDIADMYRGASTWTTILRRADLLPTSITPSPGEGNLLKRMHSFLHIDDDERANLYRQFTADDAPAYEDLTEFDQTIARMLFFNLWDKAGGFSSYSTGLASLRSQHAVRSELGQLLTHLMHSGRARAPQPLTGAHAHIPLNIHHAYNRSEILAAMGVARLGGQMPGFFAQGVLWDAANNTDALLITLNKSERDFSPTVRYKDYALSRTRFHWESQNSTAPNSPTGQRYQKHAQQGSHVLLFMRDGKETASGKAMPWILLGPATYERHTGSKPMAITWRLHHPLPDGIWSSLPGTESTS; this comes from the coding sequence TTGACAGCCTTCCTGCAACGCACGGGTCGCGACATCGCGGACATGTACCGGGGCGCCAGCACGTGGACGACGATCCTGCGGCGCGCAGATCTGCTGCCCACCTCCATCACACCGTCACCGGGAGAAGGCAACCTGCTCAAGCGCATGCACAGCTTCCTGCACATCGACGACGATGAACGCGCCAATCTCTACCGACAGTTCACCGCCGACGACGCCCCGGCTTACGAGGACCTCACCGAGTTCGACCAGACGATCGCACGGATGCTGTTCTTCAACCTGTGGGACAAGGCAGGCGGCTTCTCCTCCTACTCGACCGGGCTCGCTTCGCTGCGCAGCCAGCATGCGGTCCGCAGTGAGCTGGGGCAGCTCCTCACGCACCTGATGCACAGCGGCCGGGCGCGCGCGCCCCAGCCGCTGACAGGAGCGCACGCCCACATCCCCCTGAACATCCACCATGCCTACAACCGCTCGGAGATCCTCGCGGCGATGGGCGTGGCCCGTCTCGGCGGACAGATGCCCGGCTTCTTCGCCCAGGGAGTGCTGTGGGATGCGGCGAACAACACGGACGCCCTGCTGATCACCCTGAATAAGAGTGAGCGGGACTTCTCCCCGACGGTGCGCTACAAGGACTACGCGCTCAGCCGGACGCGCTTCCACTGGGAGTCACAGAACTCCACCGCTCCCAACTCGCCGACCGGGCAGCGCTACCAGAAGCACGCCCAGCAGGGCAGCCACGTGCTGCTGTTCATGCGGGACGGCAAGGAGACCGCCAGCGGCAAGGCGATGCCGTGGATCCTGCTCGGCCCGGCGACCTACGAGCGGCACACCGGCAGCAAGCCGATGGCGATCACATGGCGCCTGCACCACCCGCTACCCGACGGGATCTGGTCGAGTCTGCCGGGCACGGAGTCCACCTCCTGA
- the istB gene encoding IS21-like element helper ATPase IstB: MATPLRTVPGTNGDPLAEAIELTRRLKLPHLRRVLADLIPTAKAQRWDPAEVVRVLLAEEAAGRDRANLHTRRKRAGFPTGKTFGDWDETKSAIPRPTQDALKSLEWIGRRENFCICGPSGTGKSHFTEALGQTAIEAGLTVSWFTIEDLGALVRRHRADDSIARALTKIIRSDLIIVDDIGLLPVSPDAAEGFYRLVDAAYERRSIAVSSNLHPSGFDEIMPKTLATATVDRLMHHAHITVTQGDSYRLTQATSGQGVKPFS, encoded by the coding sequence ATGGCCACCCCACTTCGCACCGTTCCCGGCACCAACGGCGACCCGCTCGCCGAGGCCATCGAGCTGACCCGGCGGCTCAAACTCCCCCACCTGCGGCGCGTGTTGGCCGACCTGATCCCCACCGCCAAGGCACAACGCTGGGACCCGGCCGAGGTCGTCCGCGTCCTGCTGGCCGAGGAAGCCGCCGGCCGCGACCGAGCCAACCTCCACACCCGCCGCAAGCGAGCCGGTTTCCCCACCGGCAAGACCTTCGGCGACTGGGACGAGACCAAGTCCGCCATCCCCCGCCCCACCCAGGACGCCCTCAAGTCCCTGGAATGGATCGGGCGTCGGGAGAACTTCTGCATCTGCGGACCCTCCGGCACGGGGAAAAGCCACTTCACCGAGGCCCTCGGCCAGACCGCCATCGAGGCCGGGCTGACCGTCTCCTGGTTCACCATCGAGGACCTCGGAGCCCTGGTCCGCCGACACCGCGCGGACGACTCCATCGCCCGAGCCCTCACGAAGATCATCCGCTCGGATCTGATCATCGTCGACGACATCGGACTGCTGCCGGTCTCACCAGACGCCGCCGAGGGCTTCTACCGACTGGTCGACGCCGCCTACGAACGACGCTCGATCGCCGTCAGCAGCAACCTCCACCCCTCCGGATTCGACGAGATCATGCCCAAGACCCTGGCCACAGCGACAGTCGACCGGCTCATGCACCACGCTCACATCACCGTCACCCAGGGTGACAGCTACCGGCTCACCCAGGCCACCAGCGGACAGGGAGTGAAGCCCTTCAGCTAA
- a CDS encoding alpha/beta hydrolase: MEVQKGSALVGDGQLGVVLVHGFNSGPETWGHVQERIEQDQSLGAVRLLSFHYATGVAKWGPLGIRVFPEISTIADSLKEYLRTEGGPFDDLVIITHSMGGLVVQRYLARMLTDGHGSELARIRRVVMLACPNDGSELLRSLRHAVFGRRGRNPQERELRPLNKEVAETRRVIVNQVLRATAITDRTCPVPFFVYAGESDGIVSVESARSVFSDAAALPGDHFSILEAVTPEHRTFTTLRRHLHETASARSAADQPPGKAPDGPARSAGLEEVVRPRQVGVIPPPAGAFQDRAERARLRRPVAGGGTAVLGQVAAAQGVQGPDRGQVLSGMGGVGKTQLAADHARSALTGGEVDLLVWVTAADRTSLVVGLGRAGIEIAGAQPGDLEAAAEAFTAWLEPKAGQEVYRWLVVLDDVSDPADLEGLWPPASPHGRTLITTRRRDAAFAHDGRTRIDVGVFTEAEAVSYLGAVLAIHGRSEPAEQLAALAEDLGRLPLALSQAAAFMADADMGVSDYRVLLADRTGSLAEASPQPLPPGHTQEMAAAWDLSIGRAGRMRPAGLAPLLLHLAAFLDPNGIPAAVLATSPALTYLTQERASSAGLPLHDPASGDATTREVTEGEVTAGLRVLHRLSLIDHTPDVSHREVRIHALIQRAVRDTLTTEQYHNAARTAADALMAAWPDVERDTVLAQTLRAGATVLATHAEAALHQPRAHDILNRTGRSFGEFGQVTAAVTYYQYLAGTTRHHLGPDHPDTLAARHNLARSQGEAGDVAGAVTAFVELLDDYVRVLGPDSPHTLAARHDVAFWRGEAGDAGGAVTAFAELLDDRLRVLGPDHPDALLTRHNLAFWRGHAGDVAGAVTAFAELLDDYVRVLGPDHPHTLAARHNLAFWRGHAGDVAGAVTAFAELLDDYVRVLGPDHPHTLAARHNLARSQGEAGDVAGAVTAFAELLDDRLRVLGPDHPHTLKTRNALAHWQERSGEGLDTNG, from the coding sequence GTGGAGGTGCAGAAGGGGAGCGCGCTGGTGGGGGACGGACAGTTAGGTGTGGTGCTGGTCCACGGGTTCAATTCCGGTCCGGAGACCTGGGGGCACGTGCAGGAGCGCATCGAGCAGGACCAGTCGCTAGGCGCCGTGCGGTTGCTGTCGTTTCACTATGCGACAGGGGTCGCGAAGTGGGGTCCGCTGGGGATCCGGGTGTTCCCGGAGATCAGCACGATCGCCGACAGCCTCAAGGAGTATCTGCGGACCGAGGGCGGCCCGTTCGATGATCTGGTGATCATCACCCACAGCATGGGTGGGCTGGTCGTGCAGCGGTATCTGGCGCGGATGCTCACCGATGGACACGGTTCGGAGCTGGCCCGAATCCGGCGGGTGGTGATGCTGGCCTGCCCCAACGACGGTTCGGAGCTGCTGCGCTCGCTGCGCCACGCCGTCTTCGGACGCCGCGGCAGGAATCCGCAAGAGCGAGAGCTGCGGCCGCTGAACAAGGAGGTCGCCGAGACCCGGCGGGTCATCGTGAACCAGGTGCTGCGCGCAACCGCGATCACCGACCGGACTTGCCCCGTCCCGTTCTTCGTCTACGCCGGGGAAAGCGACGGCATCGTGTCGGTGGAATCCGCCCGGTCCGTTTTCAGCGACGCCGCGGCTCTGCCGGGTGACCACTTCAGCATCCTCGAAGCCGTCACACCCGAGCACCGCACCTTCACCACCCTGCGCCGCCACCTGCACGAAACCGCCTCGGCCCGCAGCGCAGCGGACCAGCCCCCCGGAAAGGCTCCCGACGGCCCGGCTCGTTCTGCCGGCCTGGAGGAGGTGGTCCGGCCTCGCCAGGTGGGGGTGATCCCGCCGCCGGCGGGGGCGTTCCAGGACCGGGCGGAACGAGCGCGCTTGCGCCGGCCGGTGGCCGGCGGTGGCACGGCCGTGCTCGGCCAGGTCGCAGCGGCTCAAGGTGTCCAGGGGCCGGACCGTGGGCAGGTGCTGTCGGGGATGGGCGGGGTCGGCAAGACGCAGCTCGCCGCCGACCATGCCCGTTCGGCGCTGACCGGTGGTGAGGTGGACCTGCTGGTGTGGGTGACCGCGGCCGACCGTACGTCCCTGGTGGTGGGTCTGGGCCGGGCCGGCATCGAGATAGCGGGCGCGCAGCCGGGCGACCTGGAGGCGGCGGCTGAGGCGTTCACGGCGTGGCTGGAGCCCAAAGCCGGACAGGAGGTGTACCGGTGGCTGGTCGTGCTGGACGACGTCTCCGACCCCGCCGACCTCGAAGGACTCTGGCCCCCCGCCAGCCCGCACGGGCGGACCCTGATCACGACCCGGCGCCGCGACGCGGCCTTCGCCCACGACGGCCGGACCCGCATCGACGTCGGTGTGTTCACCGAGGCTGAAGCCGTGTCCTACTTGGGTGCTGTGCTGGCTATCCACGGCCGCAGTGAACCCGCAGAGCAGTTGGCCGCGTTGGCGGAGGATCTGGGGCGTCTCCCGCTAGCCCTGTCTCAAGCGGCCGCATTTATGGCGGATGCCGATATGGGCGTCTCAGACTACCGGGTGTTGCTGGCCGACCGGACGGGTTCGCTTGCCGAGGCCAGCCCGCAGCCGCTGCCGCCCGGCCACACGCAAGAAATGGCCGCCGCCTGGGACTTGTCGATCGGGCGCGCTGGCCGGATGCGCCCGGCCGGGCTGGCTCCGCTGCTTCTCCATCTGGCCGCGTTCCTCGATCCGAACGGCATCCCCGCCGCTGTCCTGGCCACCTCGCCCGCCCTGACCTACCTGACCCAAGAGCGAGCCAGCTCCGCTGGCCTTCCCCTGCACGACCCCGCCTCCGGCGACGCCACCACGAGGGAGGTCACGGAGGGGGAGGTCACCGCAGGACTGCGGGTGCTGCACCGTTTGAGCCTGATCGACCACACCCCAGATGTGTCCCACCGTGAGGTTCGTATCCACGCTTTGATCCAGCGCGCCGTCCGCGACACCCTCACCACGGAGCAGTACCACAATGCAGCACGCACCGCCGCTGACGCCTTGATGGCGGCCTGGCCCGACGTCGAACGCGACACCGTCCTGGCCCAAACCCTGCGCGCAGGCGCCACCGTCCTCGCCACCCACGCCGAAGCCGCCCTCCACCAGCCCCGCGCCCACGACATCCTGAACCGCACCGGCCGCAGCTTCGGCGAATTCGGTCAGGTCACCGCCGCCGTCACGTACTACCAGTACTTGGCCGGCACTACTCGCCACCACCTCGGCCCCGACCATCCCGACACCCTCGCCGCCCGCCACAACCTGGCCCGCTCGCAAGGGGAAGCGGGGGATGTGGCGGGAGCTGTGACGGCGTTTGTCGAGCTGCTGGATGACTATGTGCGGGTGCTGGGCCCCGACTCCCCCCACACCCTCGCCGCCCGCCACGACGTGGCTTTTTGGCGGGGGGAGGCGGGGGATGCGGGGGGAGCTGTGACGGCGTTTGCCGAGCTGCTGGATGATCGGCTGCGGGTACTGGGCCCCGACCACCCCGACGCCCTCCTCACCCGCCACAACCTGGCTTTTTGGCGAGGCCACGCGGGGGACGTGGCGGGAGCTGTGACGGCGTTTGCCGAGCTGCTGGATGACTATGTGCGGGTGCTGGGCCCCGACCACCCCCACACCCTCGCCGCCCGCCACAACCTGGCTTTTTGGCGAGGCCACGCGGGGGACGTGGCGGGAGCTGTGACGGCGTTTGCCGAGCTGCTGGATGACTATGTGCGGGTGCTGGGCCCCGACCACCCCCACACCCTCGCCGCCCGCCACAACCTGGCTCGCTCGCAAGGGGAAGCGGGCGATGTGGCGGGAGCTGTGACGGCGTTTGCCGAGCTGCTGGATGATCGGCTGCGGGTACTGGGCCCCGACCACCCCCACACCCTCAAGACCCGCAATGCCCTTGCCCATTGGCAGGAACGCAGCGGCGAGGGCTTGGACACCAACGGCTGA
- a CDS encoding transposase family protein: protein MASKTVEAVLFPGIDVRVERVTDSSDVLVVEAVSTARPGRCPDCRKQARRMHSTYQRSLDERPLGPRRVIVRLRVRRYFCDRKNCSRKTFVEQVPGLSERHRRSSTGLTGFQRSPSPPSAYLTHHGIQPPPEDLQGLRDDSP from the coding sequence ATGGCAAGCAAGACGGTCGAGGCTGTGCTGTTTCCCGGGATCGATGTGCGAGTGGAGCGCGTCACCGACTCCTCCGATGTCCTCGTGGTGGAGGCCGTGTCCACCGCTCGCCCGGGCCGGTGCCCAGACTGCAGGAAACAGGCGAGGCGCATGCATAGCACGTATCAACGATCCCTGGATGAAAGGCCGTTGGGGCCACGCCGAGTCATAGTCCGGCTGCGGGTCCGTCGGTACTTCTGTGATCGGAAGAACTGTTCCCGCAAGACGTTCGTCGAGCAGGTGCCGGGCCTGTCCGAGCGGCACCGCCGCTCCAGCACCGGACTGACCGGATTTCAGAGATCCCCATCACCCCCATCCGCATACCTCACACACCACGGAATACAGCCACCACCCGAAGACCTTCAGGGACTTCGCGATGATTCACCCTGA